Proteins encoded together in one Benincasa hispida cultivar B227 chromosome 1, ASM972705v1, whole genome shotgun sequence window:
- the LOC120090681 gene encoding multiple organellar RNA editing factor 8, chloroplastic/mitochondrial-like has translation MATRLFSRSLPKTLILASMFSRSFLTATGDAISASSHSSFSLLRRLRPLAAVVAADFRCLSAAPSVREFATRAASSSLNDPNPNWSNRPPKETILLDGCDFEHWLVVMENPEENLTRDEIIDSYIKTLAMVVGSEEEARMKIYSVSTRCYFAFGCLVSEELSYKIKELPKVRWVLPDSYLDVKNKDYGGEPFINGQAVPYDPKYHEEWIRNNARANERNRRNDRPRNFDRSRNFERRRENLQNREFPNASPNQPTGPNISPPAPSSMPPNNFSPPEGNYPGGPPPPNNFNRPPPPPPCNFNGPSPPPNNFNRPPPPPPPNNFNRPPPPPAHNFNGPPPPPNNLNGPPPPPPSNNFNGPPPRNYSPPLPNPGEAPPHNYEGPQPNNYWGAPQPNSYGGPSNSGKPWTQNSYGGMQQPNAGGWSNSVHNNQQE, from the exons ATGGCGACTCGGCTCTTCTCTCGTTCTCTCcctaaaaccctaattttggcTTCTATGTTCTCTCGTTCCTTTCTCACTGCCACCGGAGACGCCATCTCTGCCTCCTCTCACTCCTCTTTCTCCCTTCTGCGCCGCCTCCGTCCTCTCGCTGCTGTAGTCGCCGCTGATTTCCGCTGTCTCTCTGCAGCTCCGAGCGTGAGGGAGTTCGCTACCCGTGCCGCTTCTTCGTCTCTTAATGATCCGAATCCTAACTGGTCTAATCGCCCACCCAAGGAGACCATATTGCTTGATGGCTGTGATTTTGAACACTGGCTCGTTGTCATGGAGAATCCAGAGGAGAATCTCACGAGGGATGAGATTATAGACAGCTATATCAAAACGCTTGCCATGGTTGTCGGAAG TGAGGAAGAAGCTAGGATGAAAATATACTCTGTTTCAACCAGATGCTACTTTGCATTCGGGTGTCTTGTTTCTGAAGAACTTTCTTACAAAATCAAAG AGCTACCTAAGGTTCGTTGGGTCCTTCCGGATTCATACTTGGACGTTAAGAATAAAGATTATGGAG GAGAGCCTTTTATAAATGGACAAGCTGTTCCGTATGACCCAAAGTACCATGAGGAATGGATTAGAAACAATGCTAGAGCAAATGAGAGGAATAGGCGCAATGATAGGCCTCGCAATTTTGATAGGTCAAGAAACTTTGAGAGGAGGAGGGAAAACTTGCAAAATAGAGAATTTCCAAATGCTTCACCGAATCAGCCTACTGGACCGAACATAAGTCCACCAGCTCCAAGTAGTATGCCTCCCAACAACTTTAGTCCTCCCGAAGGCAACTATCCGGGAGGACCACCACCTCCGAACAATTTTAACAgaccgccgccgccgccgccatGCAACTTCAATGGACCATCACCACCACCGAACAATTTTAACCGACCGCCACCTCCACCACCACCGAACAATTTTAACCGACCGCCACCTCCACCAGCTCACAACTTTAACGGGCCACCACCACCACCGAACAACTTGAATggaccaccaccaccaccaccatcgAACAACTTTAACGGACCACCACCACGCAACTATTCGCCACCATTACCAAACCCTGGGGAAGCACCACCGCACAACTATGAGGGGCCACAGCCAAACAACTATTGGGGAGCACCACAGCCAAACAGTTACGGTGGACCTTCAAACTCTGGCAAGCCATGGACACAGAATAGCTATGGAGGGATGCAACAACCTAATGCTGGTGGATGGTCTAATAGTGTGCATAACAATCAACAAGAATAG